In a single window of the Granulicella sibirica genome:
- a CDS encoding TolC family protein, which translates to MIGRRYLGVRWGLGLVCGLPLAMGLMALGQAGTSTGTAGGGAATNSQVPGAGVPADNGGPGGIGLVGGPQTPGAPKVPDAPDVPPVEGAVPNPQAEAPVVGQEAAETSSTERSRATGLGFEFFGLLGPYRRPKVPELFPGTGARLMSLVRDGKLYLSLHDAISLAIENNLDVEVERYNLQLADDDLLRAKGGGNLRGIDYTVQAPPNGVGGPGSPLLNTGATNPNPTVPTVTDLTSLNSTTQSTLNYGEGGTSTTYATGPAVPLFDPNLILTGGYLRRSNTVTLTGTTGTATGTTGTSGTASGTTTEAAPLHYIAANLSYIQGFSTGLQLQATGNNDSQVIYSTQSENNPFYSPSTSVTLTQPLLRGRGRAVNLRYVKVANLDRRVSRLLFDQQVQQTVYGISRLYFDLVSLGENVAVKQEALRAAEKLRKDDADQVIEGTLAPIELTRAAALVSSSEFDLVQAQGLYRQQEVILRNQMIRTESPVFAASFSEIVPTDHITVPDLMETLPVTDLIQQGLSRRPDLAQAEEQIKAGRVNVQASRNEALPQLNVYANAQTRGSSEVAYEQLGSPGTGAPTIPQNLELGGLRTSTIYQAGVQLTLPLRNRIAQSDAARDTVQLRQVQARTAKLSESIRQDIENAVIALETAHAAYNAARNSTGYQEQFLQTEIDKLTVGASTNLLVIQDETYLAQARSTEIAARSNWKKAQIELQRALGTLLENNQIRLDDAVHGTLPQ; encoded by the coding sequence TTGATCGGGCGGCGTTATCTGGGAGTGCGTTGGGGCCTTGGACTGGTGTGCGGATTACCGCTGGCGATGGGTCTGATGGCGCTTGGGCAGGCGGGGACGTCGACCGGTACGGCGGGTGGGGGCGCGGCGACGAACTCGCAGGTGCCGGGGGCGGGCGTTCCAGCCGATAACGGTGGGCCGGGTGGCATCGGGCTCGTTGGCGGGCCGCAGACTCCCGGGGCTCCGAAGGTCCCGGATGCTCCTGATGTTCCGCCGGTCGAGGGAGCCGTGCCGAATCCGCAGGCCGAGGCTCCCGTCGTTGGGCAGGAGGCAGCGGAGACGAGTTCAACGGAGCGGTCGCGGGCGACGGGGCTTGGGTTTGAGTTCTTTGGGCTGCTTGGGCCTTATCGGCGGCCGAAGGTGCCGGAGTTGTTTCCCGGGACAGGCGCTCGGCTGATGAGCCTGGTGCGGGATGGGAAGCTGTATCTCTCGCTGCACGATGCGATCTCGCTGGCGATTGAAAACAACCTCGATGTAGAGGTCGAACGATACAACCTGCAGCTTGCGGATGATGACCTGCTGCGGGCGAAAGGTGGCGGCAATCTGCGCGGGATCGACTATACGGTGCAGGCCCCGCCGAATGGCGTGGGTGGGCCGGGGAGTCCGCTGCTGAATACGGGAGCAACGAATCCAAATCCGACCGTGCCGACCGTGACGGATCTGACCTCGTTGAACTCGACGACGCAATCGACGCTGAACTATGGCGAGGGTGGGACGAGCACGACGTATGCTACCGGGCCTGCGGTGCCGTTGTTCGATCCGAATCTGATTCTTACTGGCGGGTATCTGCGGCGGTCGAATACGGTGACACTCACCGGGACGACGGGGACCGCGACGGGAACGACAGGGACCAGCGGAACGGCTTCCGGAACGACGACCGAGGCGGCGCCGCTTCACTATATCGCGGCGAACCTTTCCTATATCCAGGGCTTCAGTACGGGGCTTCAACTGCAGGCGACGGGAAATAACGACTCGCAGGTGATCTATTCGACGCAATCGGAGAACAATCCGTTCTACTCACCGAGCACGTCGGTGACGCTGACGCAGCCTTTGCTGCGCGGGCGCGGGCGTGCGGTGAATTTGCGGTATGTGAAGGTCGCGAACCTCGATCGGCGGGTGTCGCGGCTTTTGTTCGATCAACAGGTGCAGCAGACGGTGTATGGGATATCGCGGCTCTACTTCGATCTCGTGAGCCTGGGTGAGAACGTTGCGGTAAAGCAGGAGGCGCTGCGGGCGGCGGAGAAGCTGCGGAAGGATGACGCGGACCAGGTGATCGAGGGAACACTTGCGCCGATCGAGTTGACGCGGGCGGCGGCTCTCGTGAGCTCAAGCGAGTTCGACCTGGTGCAGGCGCAGGGGCTTTATCGACAGCAGGAGGTTATCCTGCGGAACCAGATGATCCGGACGGAGTCGCCGGTGTTTGCGGCCTCGTTCAGCGAGATTGTGCCGACCGACCACATCACGGTTCCGGACCTCATGGAGACGCTTCCGGTGACGGATCTGATTCAGCAGGGGCTTTCCCGGCGGCCGGACCTGGCTCAGGCGGAGGAGCAGATCAAGGCAGGCCGGGTGAATGTGCAGGCGTCGCGGAATGAGGCTTTGCCGCAGTTGAACGTGTATGCGAATGCGCAGACGCGGGGCAGCTCGGAGGTCGCGTATGAGCAGCTTGGGTCGCCTGGCACGGGGGCTCCGACGATTCCGCAGAACCTTGAGCTGGGTGGGCTGCGGACCTCGACGATCTACCAGGCGGGCGTGCAATTGACGCTCCCGCTGCGGAACCGGATCGCGCAGTCGGATGCGGCGCGAGACACGGTGCAGTTGCGCCAGGTGCAGGCGCGAACGGCGAAACTGAGTGAATCGATCCGGCAGGATATCGAGAACGCGGTGATCGCGCTCGAGACGGCGCATGCGGCTTACAACGCAGCGCGCAACAGCACCGGGTACCAGGAGCAATTTCTGCAGACGGAGATCGACAAGCTGACGGTGGGCGCTTCGACGAACCTGCTTGTGATCCAGGATGAGACGTACCTCGCGCAGGCCCGGTCGACCGAGATCGCGGCGCGGAGTAACTGGAAGAAGGCTCAGATCGAATTACAGCGGGCGCTTGGGACGCTGCTTGAGAATAACCAGATTCGTCTTGACGACGCGGTGCACGGGACTTTGCCGCAGTAG
- a CDS encoding sensor histidine kinase, producing METTGRSNSQSNLKMVGPLQPGDEHAIAGQLALELLHDIRNPLEALSHLTYLALQEADDPARVRKYMLLAEEQIAILGQFARQTLSLSKPSSVPRSSDLVRLAEAALRIHQRTIDSRRIHLVKSLPENLMAEVHSGEMLRVISNLIVNALDALPEEGTLNLRLHKCHGKVHLVIADNGHGIAEEHRQSIFDPHFTTKGDAGTGLGLASSKRIIENHKGTIRLRSSVIPGKSGSTFRICLPA from the coding sequence ATGGAGACAACCGGACGCTCCAACTCACAATCGAACCTTAAGATGGTGGGACCACTTCAACCTGGGGACGAGCATGCGATTGCGGGGCAGCTCGCTCTCGAGTTATTGCATGATATTCGTAATCCCCTTGAGGCGCTGAGCCATCTCACCTATCTCGCGTTGCAAGAGGCGGACGATCCTGCGCGCGTACGCAAGTACATGCTGCTCGCGGAAGAGCAGATCGCCATCCTGGGCCAGTTCGCCCGCCAGACGCTCAGCCTATCCAAGCCATCGTCAGTGCCCAGGTCAAGCGATCTCGTCCGCCTCGCTGAGGCAGCCCTTCGCATTCATCAGCGGACGATCGACTCTCGCAGGATTCACTTGGTGAAGAGTCTTCCCGAGAACCTCATGGCCGAAGTGCACTCGGGCGAGATGCTCCGGGTTATCTCGAACCTCATCGTCAATGCGCTCGATGCTCTACCCGAGGAGGGGACACTCAATCTCCGTCTGCATAAATGCCACGGCAAGGTTCACCTTGTCATAGCCGACAATGGCCACGGCATCGCCGAAGAGCACCGGCAGAGCATATTCGATCCCCACTTCACCACCAAAGGGGATGCGGGTACCGGTCTCGGTCTCGCCTCTTCGAAGAGGATCATCGAGAATCACAAGGGAACCATCAGGCTCCGCAGCAGCGTAATCCCCGGCAAGAGCGGATCAACTTTCAGGATCTGCCTCCCGGCCTGA
- a CDS encoding prolyl oligopeptidase family serine peptidase, whose amino-acid sequence MTHKRFRITTATLLGTAIVVMTPTLMRSQTSTEQPDKYQWLEDVSGERSMSWVKAENERTSKVLEADPRFAGLQADALKVLESPDRLAMPDFREGTIYNTWQDAQHIRGILRKTTLEDYKSGQPHWQTVIDYDALAKADNEKWVQKGLNCLYPGAGLCMVALSAGGEDAETLREFDLKTGKFVPGGFVLPKSKQGVSWIDKDTLLVDRDWGPGTMTKSGYPFVVKRWKRGQPLDKATEVYRGTESDVSAGAFVLHDDQGNQVTILRRGVNFFESEVSLLTPDGAKPLALPKKSDIDGMLDGQIIVTLNEDWKPEGMMHGFPQGAIVSLDLAAVRKDSLHLKPTVVFEPTSEEFAQDVSTTRNHLLLTTLEHVQGRAYCYTWGKGGWTRTKLAVPDNQTVEVVTTDTSDDKFFLELTGFLTPSSLELGDAATGELAIVKTLPPQFDGSKDVVEQLEATSKDGTKVPYFVVRRKDLKYDGSNPTQLTAYGGFQVSNTPYYSGVLGKLWLERGGIFVLANIRGGGEFGPAWHEAGLKTHRQRIYDDFAAVAEDLIARKITSPRRLGIVGGSNGGLLMGVEMTQRPDLWNAIVIQVPLLDMLRFEQIAAGASWVGEYGSVGNPEERRFLASISPYHQLKPDVTYPEPLIFTTTKDDRVGPVHARKFAARMEEFHKPFFYEEIIEGGHGAGADLKEQAETRAVQYIYLTRKLMD is encoded by the coding sequence TTGACTCACAAACGCTTTCGGATCACGACCGCCACCTTGCTTGGAACGGCCATTGTTGTGATGACTCCGACCCTCATGCGGTCGCAGACATCGACGGAGCAGCCCGACAAATACCAGTGGCTGGAGGACGTTTCCGGAGAGCGTTCGATGTCGTGGGTGAAGGCGGAAAACGAGCGTACGTCGAAGGTGCTCGAGGCAGACCCGCGATTCGCCGGGCTCCAGGCGGATGCGTTGAAGGTGCTGGAATCTCCTGACCGGCTTGCCATGCCTGACTTCCGTGAAGGGACGATCTACAACACGTGGCAGGACGCGCAGCACATCCGCGGGATTCTACGGAAGACGACTCTCGAGGATTACAAATCCGGGCAGCCGCACTGGCAGACCGTGATCGACTACGACGCGCTGGCCAAGGCCGACAACGAGAAGTGGGTGCAGAAGGGGCTCAACTGCCTCTATCCGGGGGCCGGTCTGTGCATGGTGGCGCTTTCGGCTGGCGGGGAGGATGCGGAGACGCTTCGTGAGTTCGATTTGAAGACCGGAAAGTTTGTTCCCGGAGGCTTCGTTCTGCCGAAGTCGAAGCAGGGGGTGAGCTGGATCGACAAGGACACGCTGCTCGTCGATCGGGACTGGGGTCCAGGAACGATGACGAAATCGGGCTACCCGTTCGTAGTCAAGCGATGGAAACGGGGGCAGCCGCTCGATAAGGCGACGGAGGTCTATCGCGGGACCGAGTCGGACGTGAGCGCAGGCGCCTTTGTGCTGCACGATGACCAAGGCAACCAGGTAACGATACTTCGGCGCGGGGTGAATTTTTTTGAAAGCGAAGTCTCACTGCTGACGCCGGACGGCGCGAAGCCGCTCGCGCTCCCGAAGAAGAGCGACATCGACGGAATGTTGGACGGGCAGATCATCGTGACGCTCAATGAGGATTGGAAGCCCGAGGGAATGATGCACGGCTTCCCCCAGGGAGCGATTGTATCGCTCGATCTTGCGGCCGTTCGCAAGGATTCGCTTCATCTGAAGCCGACTGTCGTCTTCGAACCGACGTCGGAGGAATTCGCCCAGGACGTCTCGACCACGCGCAACCATCTCCTTCTGACGACACTCGAGCATGTCCAGGGAAGGGCGTACTGCTACACGTGGGGCAAGGGCGGATGGACCCGCACGAAGCTCGCCGTCCCTGACAACCAGACCGTTGAGGTCGTGACGACCGACACGTCGGACGACAAGTTCTTTCTTGAGTTGACGGGCTTTTTGACCCCTTCGTCGCTCGAGCTTGGCGATGCGGCTACTGGTGAGCTCGCAATTGTCAAGACGCTCCCGCCGCAGTTCGACGGATCGAAGGACGTCGTCGAACAGCTTGAGGCGACTTCAAAGGACGGGACGAAGGTGCCGTACTTTGTCGTGCGGCGAAAGGATCTCAAGTACGACGGCTCCAATCCCACCCAATTGACGGCATATGGCGGCTTCCAGGTCTCGAATACGCCGTACTACTCCGGCGTGCTTGGCAAGCTTTGGCTGGAACGCGGCGGCATCTTTGTACTCGCGAACATCCGCGGCGGCGGCGAGTTTGGCCCGGCGTGGCACGAGGCCGGGCTGAAGACGCATCGGCAGAGAATCTATGACGATTTTGCGGCGGTGGCGGAAGACCTGATTGCCCGGAAGATCACTTCGCCACGCCGTCTAGGCATCGTGGGCGGATCGAACGGCGGCTTGCTGATGGGAGTCGAGATGACCCAGCGTCCGGATCTTTGGAATGCGATCGTGATCCAGGTCCCGCTGCTCGATATGCTCCGCTTCGAGCAGATCGCGGCCGGGGCGTCGTGGGTGGGTGAGTACGGGTCGGTGGGGAACCCGGAAGAGCGGCGCTTCCTTGCCTCGATCTCGCCTTATCACCAACTCAAGCCGGATGTGACCTATCCTGAGCCGCTGATCTTTACGACCACCAAGGATGATCGAGTCGGGCCCGTACACGCCCGCAAGTTCGCGGCCCGCATGGAGGAGTTTCACAAGCCGTTCTTCTACGAGGAGATCATCGAGGGCGGTCACGGTGCCGGAGCGGACCTGAAAGAGCAGGCGGAGACGCGGGCCGTGCAGTATATCTACCTGACGCGGAAGCTGATGGACTGA
- a CDS encoding mechanosensitive ion channel family protein, giving the protein MTKARPLLSCRFHRTSFRARKILTLLLLAGSVTSFAGQQPGPLAAQPSASTTQPASATKTAAAPVSVVSAQAPASAPLTGLALAPIAGLNPDDRSKDILAHLSTVIRYYRMAVSPIQKVGEPSDALYRDQAATQAAQVADYAFDSAKAEALLLDAYQKKRSASQDAAVPQQGEAQRLQTTKQTVTTRIADLKTLAASLDQQIAAAKPKDVAALTHQRDDVEGALELSNAMSDALGKIVGMSDAQGKTGLAGDIDRLQRSAPELAAAKGKSVAPPLASLDIQRSSGVTSEAVALFQLLSTRHAIDQWIQETQDLHNETLALRTPLTNILRSTLQMGDTLSQQVQGLQAAVVPDTQPAATPAPPSAPGTPAAPVTSAAIRKSFDQVTATFKALSNAAVPLSQEIILLEQSRANLLAWRAAVNDEYHEVLRALLLRLLTIALVLGVVFILGEVWKRATVRYVRDPRRRRQIMSLRRLVVGFLTGLVIIFGFVTQFNSLTTFAGFITAGLAVGLQTILLSVAAYFFIVGRYGVRVGDRISVAGVSGDVIDVGLVRFYIMELAGTGTDLHPTGRVAVFSNSVLFQAGTPLYKQLPGTEYAWHELTVKLSLTSDYNGASEDLLKAVKAVYEGYRPQIEAQHKEMEAWMDSTVDAPVIESRLQLISGGLQFSARFPVEIRNASRVDEQVTESVLKLMDNDARVKAAVTETPAIKAAVQG; this is encoded by the coding sequence ATGACCAAGGCGCGCCCGCTTCTCTCTTGCCGGTTTCACCGTACGTCGTTTCGAGCACGAAAGATCCTGACGCTTCTGCTGCTCGCGGGCTCCGTGACTTCGTTCGCCGGGCAGCAACCCGGTCCGTTGGCGGCGCAACCATCTGCTTCGACGACGCAGCCTGCCTCCGCGACGAAGACTGCCGCGGCTCCGGTGTCGGTGGTTTCGGCACAGGCGCCCGCCTCGGCTCCGCTGACGGGGCTCGCGCTCGCGCCTATCGCCGGACTGAATCCCGACGACCGCAGCAAGGATATTCTCGCGCATCTCAGCACCGTCATCCGGTACTACCGGATGGCCGTCTCGCCGATTCAGAAAGTCGGTGAGCCGAGTGACGCGCTCTATCGCGACCAGGCGGCGACCCAGGCCGCGCAGGTAGCCGATTATGCCTTCGATTCCGCCAAGGCCGAGGCGCTTCTGCTCGATGCCTACCAGAAGAAGCGCAGCGCGTCTCAAGACGCAGCGGTTCCCCAGCAGGGTGAGGCGCAGCGGCTTCAAACGACGAAACAGACGGTCACCACTCGCATCGCCGATCTCAAGACGCTCGCTGCCAGTCTCGATCAGCAGATTGCGGCGGCGAAGCCAAAGGATGTGGCTGCCCTGACGCATCAGCGCGACGATGTCGAGGGTGCGCTCGAGCTCTCGAACGCGATGTCCGACGCGCTCGGAAAGATCGTCGGCATGTCCGACGCGCAGGGTAAGACGGGGCTCGCGGGCGATATCGATCGCCTGCAGCGTTCGGCTCCGGAGCTTGCGGCGGCGAAGGGGAAGTCGGTTGCGCCGCCTCTCGCCAGTCTCGATATTCAACGGTCATCGGGTGTGACGAGTGAAGCAGTTGCGCTGTTCCAACTGCTCTCGACGCGGCACGCGATCGACCAGTGGATTCAGGAGACGCAGGACCTGCACAACGAAACGCTTGCCCTGCGGACGCCTCTAACGAACATCCTGCGCAGCACGCTGCAGATGGGCGATACGCTCTCGCAGCAGGTGCAGGGCTTGCAGGCGGCCGTGGTCCCCGACACCCAGCCTGCGGCGACACCGGCTCCGCCCTCTGCCCCGGGCACGCCCGCAGCGCCGGTTACCTCCGCGGCCATTCGCAAGAGCTTCGACCAGGTGACAGCGACCTTCAAGGCGCTCTCCAATGCGGCTGTTCCGCTGAGCCAGGAGATCATCCTCCTCGAGCAGAGCCGGGCGAACCTGCTTGCGTGGCGCGCTGCGGTGAACGACGAGTATCACGAAGTGCTGCGTGCTCTGCTGTTGCGGCTTCTGACGATTGCGCTTGTGCTCGGTGTCGTCTTCATCCTGGGTGAGGTGTGGAAGCGAGCCACGGTTCGCTATGTCCGCGATCCGCGCCGGCGCAGGCAGATCATGTCGTTACGCAGGCTCGTCGTTGGCTTTCTCACTGGGCTGGTGATTATCTTCGGCTTCGTCACGCAGTTTAATTCGTTGACGACTTTTGCTGGATTCATCACTGCGGGTCTCGCGGTCGGGCTCCAGACCATCCTGCTTTCGGTAGCTGCTTACTTCTTTATTGTTGGCCGCTATGGCGTCCGAGTTGGTGATCGCATCTCGGTCGCCGGGGTGTCAGGCGACGTGATCGATGTGGGCCTGGTGCGCTTCTACATCATGGAGCTTGCGGGCACGGGCACGGACCTGCATCCCACGGGGCGGGTCGCCGTCTTCTCGAACTCAGTCCTTTTCCAGGCGGGCACTCCGCTCTACAAGCAACTGCCGGGAACGGAGTACGCGTGGCACGAGCTCACCGTGAAGCTTTCGCTTACCTCAGACTACAACGGTGCGTCGGAGGACCTATTGAAGGCGGTCAAGGCGGTCTACGAAGGCTATCGACCGCAGATCGAGGCACAGCACAAGGAGATGGAGGCGTGGATGGACTCGACCGTGGACGCCCCCGTGATCGAATCGCGACTACAGCTTATTAGCGGAGGGCTTCAGTTCTCCGCGCGTTTTCCAGTCGAGATTCGCAACGCCTCCCGCGTGGATGAACAGGTGACCGAGTCCGTGCTCAAACTGATGGACAACGATGCGCGCGTGAAGGCGGCGGTCACCGAAACGCCTGCGATCAAAGCCGCTGTGCAGGGCTAG
- a CDS encoding S1/P1 nuclease: MKRLVAAVCLFLLAPLSLHAWGPQGHRLVAEIAFDHLTPEAHASVQELLGHESLADVSSWADAYLDGNFQTFYWHFINIPPDAAGYDRDRDCLLQPGVTRGSTRDHWRDCAVERIPYNAERIANPSLDRADRAIALKFLVHIVGDLHQPFHALGVGHGGNDIPVTVFGSPDCGDYKCNLHEVWDEKLIERRGLDDSAYLKVLETGIAAKKMTAGTGTSVDWAMESRDLGRAALVAAGTNIDEAYYARNIATVDQRLEQGGLRLAALINAAFAKAPVEKVPR, encoded by the coding sequence ATGAAGCGCCTGGTTGCTGCCGTTTGCCTCTTTCTGCTTGCTCCTTTGTCCTTACACGCATGGGGTCCGCAGGGACATCGCCTGGTCGCGGAGATCGCCTTCGACCACCTCACGCCGGAGGCGCATGCGAGCGTGCAGGAGTTACTCGGCCACGAGAGCCTCGCCGACGTCTCCTCCTGGGCCGATGCGTACCTTGATGGCAACTTCCAGACCTTCTACTGGCACTTCATCAACATTCCTCCCGATGCGGCAGGCTATGACCGCGATCGCGATTGCCTCCTCCAGCCCGGTGTCACACGCGGGAGCACGCGCGACCACTGGCGCGACTGCGCGGTCGAACGCATTCCGTACAACGCCGAACGGATTGCCAACCCATCGCTTGATCGAGCCGACCGTGCCATCGCGCTGAAGTTCCTTGTGCATATCGTTGGCGATCTGCACCAGCCGTTCCACGCCCTCGGAGTTGGCCACGGAGGCAATGACATCCCGGTCACCGTCTTCGGCTCACCGGACTGCGGCGACTACAAGTGCAACCTGCACGAGGTCTGGGACGAGAAGCTTATCGAGCGGCGTGGTCTGGATGACAGCGCCTACCTCAAAGTTCTCGAGACGGGGATCGCGGCGAAGAAGATGACCGCCGGAACCGGCACCTCGGTGGACTGGGCCATGGAGTCGCGCGACCTTGGCAGGGCGGCCCTTGTGGCGGCGGGAACGAACATCGACGAAGCGTACTACGCACGGAATATCGCGACAGTTGATCAGCGCCTGGAGCAGGGTGGTCTTCGCCTCGCCGCGCTGATCAATGCAGCTTTCGCCAAGGCCCCAGTCGAGAAAGTACCACGCTAG